GGTTTCCACCATGCGCATCCCCGCCATACCGTTTCCGATGACAATCAGCTGCTGCATGCCCGGCTCCTTACGCGACTGCCGTCTGCTTTTCGTAGAGGAAATGCAGGATTTGCTGACGCAACTGGTGATAACGCGGCTCATCGGCCAGCGCCACACGCGAGCGCGGGCGTGGCAAATCAATCGCCAGAATCTCGCCAACCTGCGCAGCAGGCCCATTGGTCATCATCAGCACCCGGTCCGAAAGCAGCACCGCTTCGTCTACATCGTGAGTAATCAGCACGATGGTGGTGTTGAGTTCCTGCTGGATGCGCATCACGCTGTCCTGCAAATGAGCGCGGGTCAGTGCATCCAGCGCACCAAAGGGTTCATCCAGCAACAACACGCGCGGTTTCATTGCCAGCGCACGGGCAATGCCCACGCGTTGTTTCATGCCACCCGAGATTTCTCCCGGACGCTTATGCATGGCATGACTCATCTGCACCCTGCCGAGGTTGTGCTCAATCCATTCCGCCATCTCGCTGCGGTTCATCTTGCCTTTAAACACCTGCTGCACAGCCAGTTCGACGTTTTGATACGCCGTCAGCCACGGCAGCAGCGAATGGTTTTGAAACACCACCGCACGTTCCGGGCCAGGACCCGTGATTTCACGGTTGTCACACAGCAGCACGCCGCTGCTCGGCGCGGTCAGCCCGGCAATCAGGTTGAGCAGCGTCGATTTGCCGCAGCCGGAGTGACCAATCAGGCTGAGGGTTTCTCCCGGATGGATGTCAAAACTGACGTTGTCGAGGGCGAGGAAATCACCCTGAGCCGTGGCGAAACGCTGACTCACCTGCTGCACACGAATGATCGGATTCATCAGATAGGCTCCTTATTTATCCCAGCTAAAACGACGCGCCAGCAGCATCAGCATCTGTTCGAGCAGCAGCCCGACCACGCCGATGATCACAATGGCAATCAGAATGTTTTCCACATTGAGGTTGTTCCACTCATTCCAGATCCAGAAACCGATCCCCAGGCCGCCGGTCAGCATCTCGGCGGCGACGATCACCAGCCAGGCGATACCGATGGACAGGCGTACCCCGGTCAACACTGCGGGCAACACCGCCGGGAAAAGGATGCGGCGCATCACCGTCCATTCAGACAGTTGCAGCACCCGCGCCACGTTGAGGTAATCCTGCGGGATCCGTTGCACCCCTTCGGCGGTGTTGATCACCATCGGCCAGATGGAGCAGATAAAAATGGTCCAGCTGGAGGCCGGTTCAGCACGCTGAAACAGCAGCAGGCCGATTGGCAGCCAGGCGAGCGGGCTTACCGGACGCAGCAGCGCGATAATCGGGTTGAACATGCGGGAGACAAAGGTGAAGCGACCGAGCAGAAAACCCGCCGGAATCCCCACCAGTGCTGCCAGGCCAAAGCCCACCGCCACACGTTGCAACGACGCCAGCACGTTCCAGCCAATGCCCTGGTCGTTTGGACCGTTGTTATAGAAGGGGTCGGCAAACAGGGTCAGCGCCGCCTGCCAGGTGGCGTAAGGCGTGGGAAAGCCTTTGCTGGATAACGCGGCGATTTGCCATACCAGCAACAGCAGCAGGATGCCGCAACCTGCCGGAATCAGCCGTTGCAACAGTGGCCGCAGCCACGGCTGGCGGACGCTGGGGGCCGTTTGAACCTTGAGAGTGATCACCTGCGCCGTCGGAGTGGCGGCGCTGACCGGCGTTTTCAGGGTGCGCGCTTCAGATTTCATGGCAACTCCTCTTAATGGTGAATAGCGAAACTGGCGGCGTAGGCGGCAGGATTGCTGCCGTCCCACACTTTGCCGTCCATCAGGGTGCTGCTGCGCATGACGCCAGTGGGCAGCGTGACATTGCCCACCGCAGCCGCAGCCTGCTTATAGATGTCGATACGGTTGATTTTCTGTGCCACGCCGAGGTAATCCGGATCGCTTTTCAGCATTCCCCAGCGTTTCAGTTGCGTCAGAAACCACATGCCATCGGAAAGCCACGGGAAGCTGACTTCACCGTCATGGAAGAAACGCATCGCATGTGCGTCCTGCCATTGCTGACCGAGACCATTTTCGTAATGACCCAACATGCGGCCTTCGAGGATTTCCGGTTTGGTGTTGATCCAGGCGCGTCCCGCCAGGGTTTGCGCGGTTTCACGTCGGTTGTCGTCAGAGGCATCAATCCAGCGCGCGGCCTCCAGAACCGCAGCGGTGAGTGCGCGGGCGGTGTTAGGGTTTTCCGTGACCCATTGCGAGCGGGTAGCGAGGATTTTTTCCGGGTGATCCGGCCAGATTTGCTGTGTGGTTGCGGCGGTGAAACCAATGTTGTCGCTGATGGCACGCTGGTTCCAGGGTTCGCCGACGCAGAAGCCGCTCATATTGCCGATCTTCATGTTCATCACCATCTGCGGCGGCGGTACCACCACGGTACGCACATCCTCAATGGGATCGATCCCGGCATTCGCCAGCCAGTAATACAGCCACATGGCGTGGGTGCTGGTGGGAAAGGTGTGAGCGAAGGTGTAAGTCCCTTTGGCGCTGCCCGCGATCAGGGTTTTCAGGCTGGCGGCATCGGTCACCTTCTGATCTTTCAGCTGATTGGCTAAGGTGATGGCCTGGCCATTGTTGTTCAGCGTCATCAGGTTGGCCATCTCGTGCTGCGGACCGGCCACACCCAATTGCAGGCCATAGATCATGCCGTACAACGCATGGGCCGCATCCAGCTCACCGGACGTCAGTTTGTCGCGCACTGCTGCCCAGCTGGCTTCTTTGCTGGGTTGCAGGCTGAGGCCGTATTTTTTGTCGAATCCTTTTACTGCCGCCATGACCACCGGCGCGCAGTCCGTCAACGGGATAAACCCCACCCGCACCGTACTTTTCTCCGGCGCATCACTGCCTGCTGCCCAGACGGCGTTGCGTAACCCAGGCAGCAGATAGCTACTGCCTACCACCGCACTGCCCAGCAAAAACTGACGACGGGAAATCGAAAACCGCGTTTTGCTCATCCGCTTTACCCTGAAAAAAAGGAATAAAAAAAGGCGTCCTCCCACATGCAATCGCACGGGGCCGGACGCCTTTATCCAAAGCACTCGTTCTGCCGCCGTTGGCAAAACAAATGCGTAATGTCATTCAGGATATTGCAAAGGCTGTGCCAGGAAGGTGAAGGGCGGCATTTCAGGCAGTTAAGTGTCTAAGCCCTTTTTTCGTTCAGCGGTGCGCACTGCATTGACGCAAAATACGCACATTGTTTGTGCAGCTAACTCTAATGGGTTATGTCTTTAACGTGGCGGCGACCGCGAGGATCGCCTGAGCGATTTCAAGAATGCGTTTGTTCTGGTTCATGGCGCTTTTACGCAGCGTCTGCCACGCGTCCTGCTCATTGTAGCCATGCTGTTGCATCAACCACCCCTTGGCCTGATCGATGATTTTGCGCTCATCCAGCGAGGCACGCATGCTGGCCAGTTCATCGGCCTGCGTTTGTAAACGCTGCGCCTGCTCACGGATCAGCGACAGCACCGAACGTCCCAACTGGGGGGCCAGGCCATTGCTATCCAGCGTGATATCCTGCCCCGCCAGCCAGTTAGCCCCTGCCACATATAAAGTGAAACCGGCCTCATCTGCCAGCGCAGGCGCGTGGGTATCGTGCTGCTCGCTGGCGGTGATGGCACGCCGGCAGCAGCTCATCAACATGGCGCTCAGACCATCTTCTATCTGTTTCATTTGATCGAGACGTGCGGTGAGCAGCCGGAACCATTGCAGTACCCCGTTCTCGCCACAATGCGCGCCGGTACAGGCGATACGTCGCAGACGTTCAATGTCACTTCCCGCATCCGCCATGGTGCGCCAGCGTTGCAGGTTGTAGGCATCGGCAAACTGACTGAAGGTGGCGAAGCTTTGCTCCTGGGCTTCTATCAATGCCTGCAACCGCTGCCGCTGCTGGTCGCTAAAATGTCCGGCGGCAAAACCTGCTGACCCGGTGGCACGTTCCTGCCCGGCCAACTCTTTCCCCTGCATAAAGCTGAACAGCGCGATCAGCGCGCGTGAAATATCCGGCTCGCTGGCGGTATCCGCCGCTTCAAACACCAGATTGAGTAAGGTACGGATAATGTGGTTGAACGCGTCCATCGCCTGCGCATGCGCCAGTTGCTGGCTTTGTACCTGCAACCGCAGTGCGGGTAATCCTTCCAGCGCCTGTAAACCCGCCGCGATAAGCAGGCAGAAGCGGCTATAGCCTGGTTGCGCATCTGCCGGTGGCAGCACGGCGAGCATGAGTTGCTGACCGCGCTGGACATCCAACGCGCGCGCTTCCAGCTCATCACCAAATAAACGCCCGTCTGAACACAACCAGATGTTGCTGACGCCTCTTTCACGTTGCAACAGATGAATTAACTCACTGATTGCAGTGATTAATTCACCAGTACGCAGCAGCCGTTGCAGGCTGGCAATTTCGCTCGCGCGGCTGGCCTGCAAATAATCCACAGCCTGAGTCATCGCATTCTCCTGGCAAATAACCTTTTCGACTAAAAGACTTAGCAAAAGCCATGCCGGAACTGAAGTTGCAACGGGCCGAATCAGGGGCGGATATTCTGAAAGTAAGAAAATTGTTTACTGCCGCAATCTTTTTTTACAACAGAAAATAGATTAATCTTATTTACCGTTTATTTTTGGTCCTGACAGGCATCAATAGCGCTTACGCTGGCCTGAGCGCCGAATAGCACCAAATAAGTTAAATTGGCTTAACTATCCCCACGCGCACAGTTTTTTTATCACCCAACGATCGTCCCGTTTTCCCCGTTAGCACGGGATTTCATACGGTGCAATGGTTTGAATTCTCAAAAGTCTTAGGTAGACTGACGGGAGCACTATCTTTCTGTAATCTGTCTGTTTTTTTGATGGCTTTCTCACTGCATAATCCGACCTCCTGCGTCCGTTAACCGGCACTCAGGACTCCCCATTATGTAGTTAATCTGATGAAATTTGAGGATCATGGTGAATAAGAGTCTTGTGCTAACACTGCTGGCGGTGCTCACTCTGGCGAGTTGTAAAGCGCCACCGCCGCCAGTGACAGATGACACCCTGGTAACCAGTGAAGTGAATGGGGTTAAACTGGTTCATCGTCATGCGGTGGCAGCACCTGACGAGTTCACGCCGGTCAATGAGAGCTTTCGTGCCTTATATGGCGCATCCATCATGACTACACCCGACTATAGCGGCAAAGTGGTGCGTTACCTGGAAACCGGTAAAACCTTTGAAGTTTTAGGTCGGGTTGAGCATAGCTGGCTGGCGATTGCAGATGAAGCGCAGGGTCAGCTGATTGGCTACGTGCCGCCGAAAGCGGGCGTCGAAAGCAGCCGTTATGATGCCACCGTGCGCAGCGACCGTCCCCGTCCCCGCCGCAGCAAACAGGTCTGTGTAGACGTGGGGGGTGCCAGCAAGGCATGCCGCACCAACGATACCGCGACCTGGATCTTAGACTGAACATGAAATCCGGCGCATATTGCCCGCAGAAGGCTGACTCTCTGCGGGCAGAGAGTTTCACTATTGCCTGGAAGAACACGATTTAATGACTCAGGACGCTCCTGCACGTGATGCGAACGTCGCGGGCAATGATAACCTTTTATTGACTGCCGCAGCCCCAATCCTCAATGCCGTCGTTCAGATTCGGCAGGCCGCTACGCATGACGATCCTGCCGGGCTGCGTCAGCTACTCATCGATGAAGTCCGCCAGTTCGAAAACCGCTGTAAACAAGCCGGTTTACCGTTTGAGATGATTATTGGCGCCCGCTATTGCCTGTGTAGCCTGCTGGATGAAGCCGCTGCGCAAACGCCGTGGGGCACCCGTGGTGTCTGGTCCGGTAATGGCATGCTGGTGACTTTCCATAATGAAAGCTGGGGCGGCGAAAAGGTCTTTCAACTGCTGTCACGCATTTCACAAAACCCGGAACAACATCTGTGGCTGCTGGAAGTGATCCACTATTGTCTGCTGCTGGGGTACGAAGGCCGCTATCGCGGCAGTGAGAACGGCCCTGCGCAGTGCGAAATCATCCGTAAACGCCTGGCGCATTTGATTGCCGAAACCCGTCCGGATAACGCTGCCGCCATGGCTCGCCTGGTGGAGGTCCATCCGCTGGTGAGCAGCTTATCCCGTCCAATGGTGCCGCTGTGGGCCTGCGTCACACTGGCGGCCCTGGTGGCCTGCCTGATCTACAGTGGCCTGAACTGGCGTCTGGGCAACGCCGCAGAACCCTTGCTGCGCGCCATCTATCAAACACCGTTACCGCAAATTACGCCAGGACGCCGCCCGACCTCCCCCCAGGCACTGCTTGACCTGCATCAGCGCCTTAACGATGTGATCGCCGCCGGGCAACTGGAAGTCAGCGATGGTGCATTTGGGAGCAAGGTGATCATCCCCGCCGATAAGCTGTTTGCCGCCGACGGTACGGTCGTCAATCAGGTGGGACGCGCCCTGCTGGCCCACGTCGCCAGTGCAATGAAATCAGTGAAAGGTACGGTGCTGGTCTCGGTGTATACCGATGACAGCGCGGTGGATGGACGCTTCGCCTCCAGCTATGAATTCTCCTTTGCCCGCGCGCGCGCTGTGGCGCAGCTGCTCAATCCGCAGCTGGCTGAGGGGCACAACGTCAAAGCCGAAGGACGAGGCGACAGCAATCCCCTGCTGCCCAACGACAGCAATGAAAACCGCGCCCGCAACCGCCGGGTGGAAATCACCCTATTCGCGGCACCGGAAACCCTCAGCAATCATCAGGGAGGCCAGTGATGCGCGCATCACTTCAGCATTTATTAACCCACCGCCTGCTGTGGAGCTTTATTGGTGTCAGCGCGCTGAGTTGCGTGCTGTGGATACTCGGTCCGCTGTGGAGCTGGGGCGATACCCGCCCGCTCGAACCAGTGTGGCCACGCCAGCTGGTGGTAGGTTTCCTCTATTTTTTCTGGGTTCTGTTCCAGTTTATCCCGGCAATCTGGCGGGGGTGGTTTAACAGTAAACTCCTCACCCGTCTGCAACAGGACAGCAGTGAAGAGTTAAGCGATCGCCAGGCAACCGAAACCTTACTGACACAACGTTTCAGTGAAGCCGCACAGCGCCTGAAGCGCACCCAGTTTGGCCGACGTCCACAGCAAAGCTGGCTGGCACGATTTCAGAGCCACTATCTCTATCAGTTACCCTGGTATGTGATCATTGGCGCTCCAGGAGCCGGTAAGACCACCGCCCTGCTCAATGCCGGGCTGGATTTTCCCCTTACCGATAGCCTTGGCAACGCGGCAATCCGTGGTGTTGGCGGAACACGCCATTGCGACTGGTGGTTTACCGACAGCGCGGTACTGATCGACACCGCCGGTCGCTATGCGTTACAGGAGAGTCAGCGCGCACGCGACGCCAGCGAATGGCAAAACTTTATCCATTTGCTGAAACGCTATCGCACCCGTCAGCCGATTAACGGCGTCATCATTACCATTAGCGTGGCCGATCTGCTGACCGACTCAGCCGAAGCGCGCCATGCTCAGGCCACCGCGCTGCGCCAGCGGATGGTCGAGCTGCATCAGCAAACCGGCATTCATTTCCCGGTGTATGTGATGGTGACGAAAACCGATCTACTGAAAGGTTTTCTCAGCTTTTACGGGGCGCTGACTAAGCAACAGCGCGATGCCGTCTGGGGTTTCACCTTTCCGTGGGATCCAGGTAAACCGCACAAGGACAGCTGGCATCGCAGCTTCAATCAGCATTTCCACCTGCTGGAACAGCGTCTGCAACAGCAGCTGGCGGGGGTGATGGCGCAGGATCGCGATCTGACACAACGTGCCGACAGTTTCCTTTTCCCGCAGGAATTCAGCTCTCTGCGACCGCTGCTGAGCGAATATCTCGATGTGGTGTTTTCCGGCCATCAGGATGCGGTAGCCTGGTCTGCACGCGGGTTGTTTTTTACCAGCGGTACCCAGGAAGGCCTCCCTTTTGACCGCATCATGGGTGAGTTAAACCGTAAATTACAGCTGCCGCTGGCTGGGCAGCACACCATTGCGGCCTGGGATAGTGTCAATCGCAGCAGCCCGATTCCCGGTACCAAAGGACAAAGCTTTTTTATCCGTAATCTGCTGAGTGATTTGGTATTTCGTGAAAGCGGATTGGCCGGGAGTAACCGCCATTGGGAGTATCGCAACCGGTTGTTTCACTGGATTGGCTACGGTGCCCTCACGGGTGCCCTGCTGCTGCTTTCCTGTCTGTGGCTGGCAAGTTATCTCCAGAATCAGCGCTATCTCGACCAGGTCGCCGCTCGCATCGAGCCCATTACCCGCCAGAGCCAGCAGGTGATTCATCAGCCCGCTGATAATATTTTTGATCTGCTACCCTTCTTAAATAACCTGGTTAAATTGCCGCTTTCGGACCGCTTTTCCCTCGACAATCCACCGCTTACCATGCGTGTCGGCTTGTATCGCGGTAATCAGGTGAGTGACGCGGCATGGGTGCTTTATCAAAACGCCTTAAAGTCTTTATTGTTGCCTCGCGTGGCACAGCAAATTACCAATCTGCTGCGTGACGATCCCGGCACCGACAATGAATACAGCCGCAACGCCTTGCGGGCCTATCAAATGTTGTATCAGCCTCGCAATTATGACGGTGAGTTTCTGCGCGGCTGGCTGATGCAAAACCTGCAACGTTCTCTGCCCGCTAATGTCAGCGCTCGCGATTTACAACAACTGGACTGGCATCTCAGCCAGCTGCTGGATCAGCAGATTCAGTCTTCGCCTTATGCCAGCGACAATGCGTTGATGATGCGTAAGCTTGCGGAAAATCTGAAAAATGCAGGTCAGAATGGCAATACGCTGACGCTCGCGCCGTTAAAGGCTGCACAGCGATTGACCGGACGCAGTGAGTAATGGTGAGGTAACGATGGCGACCTATATCGCCCCAGGCTGGTACGGGAAATTGCCTTCAACCGGTGATTTCCTGCGTCAGCGTCTCAGTGAAAATACCGTGACATCCTGGAGCCATTGGTTTCAACAGGGATTGCTGCACGGGCAACCGGATAATGATGCCAGCACCCAGCATTTTCTTGCGGCACCGGTGTGGAATTTTGTTTTGCCGATTTCGCCACTGCGCCAGCAAGTGCAAATGGGTTGCCTGCTGCCCTCGTGCGATCGTGTCGGTCGCGCCTGGCCGTTGCTGGCATTGCACCATTTTCCACTCAACCAGTGGCATCCAGCGCAGCTGGCGATTTCCGGCGAGTGGTTCCAGGAACTGGGCGCGACACTGTGGCACGCAGTGCGTGAAGCACAGACAGCAGAGCAACTGGAACAGGCGATACAGCAGGTTTCACCTTTGCTGGTGCCGGAAAAACGTCGCTCGGACATCATGGATGTCATCGGTTTTGACGATCTGCCCAGCACGCTGAGCTGGCGTGAAGTGGCAGACCAGTTTGATCCCCAGCAGCATATCAGCTACTGGTGGAGTAATCGCAGTGACGGTTTTGCTCACGCCACGCATAAACACAGTGGCCCGCTCACCGCGCAGCTTTTTTCGTTATTGTTTAACCCGGCGTCTGGTGCGCAGCCGGGACGTAACGGTCTTTATCCGCCGATGTTCGAATAAGGCCGCGACGTTTGCCCTCTGAAAACGGGAAGACTCATGGAATTTACCATTGTGCAATGCAATACGGATGTGCCGGCAAAAACGGTGGCGTTTAAGCCCCCCGGCGGCACCATCGGCCGTAGCCAGGATAATGACCTGGTGCTGCCGGATGAATCGCGGGCCATTTCGCGCCTGCAGGCACTGGTACATCTGTCGCCAGAAGGCGAATGCCGTCTGACCAATCAGGGAAGTGTCACCTCGGTGATGTTGAATGGTGCGGCACTACCCCGTGGCGCGCAGGCGGTCCTGCAGCATGGCGACACGCTTAAGATTGGCGATTATGGCCTGGAGGTCCGCGATCCGGTGCGTACCTCCACGCAAAAAGATGATCCACTGGCGTTGTTTGCTGCCAGCGAAAGCGACCCCCTCGGCATGCTGGATGGCCTGCATATTCCTGCTGAGAATGTTATCTCCGAACCCCTGGTAACACGCTCTGAACGCCACAGCGATGCCCGCCTGGGTATCGATCCACAGAGCGATTCCTCCGCCCTGCCTGCCATCATGTCCGGCAGCGACCAGGATAAACTGATTACGGCTTTGCTGGAGGGAATGGGGCTGAATAACGGCCATCAGACGCCGATAAATGAAGACCAAATGCGGGTCACTGGCCGCATGCTGAGTCTGTTCTCGCAGGGAACCGTGGCGCTGCTCTCCTCGCGCTCGATTCTCAAGCGCGGCGTAAAAGCTGACATGACGATGATCCTCAATGAGGCCAATAACCCATTCAAGATCCTGCCCTCCGGTAAAACCGTGTTGATGCAGATGTACCAGAGCCAGATGCCGGGCTTTATGCCACCGGAAACGGCGGTACGTGATGCGCTGGTGGATTTACAGGCGCATCAGCTCGGGATGATCGCCGGGATTCGCGCCATCATTGCGGCGATGCTGCAATCGTTCAATCCGCAACGGCTGGAAGAACAGGCACGGCGCGATGGTGCCATGCCGAAAATGCCGTTTTCCAATACCCGCAAAGCCGCGCTGTGGGACCATTTTTCCCGTCATTATCAGCGCACCGCCGGTGAGATTGAAGATGACTTCCATACCCTGTTCGGCGAAGCCTTTCTTCATGCCTACGACATGGAAGTCAATCAATACAAGGACTCACAAACGCGGACCGAAGACGCATGAAGATGATGTTTGCCAGTCGCTGCCAGCAGGGTATGCGCGATGAAAATCAGGATCGCACCGGTGCGAAACTTGACGAGCATAAAGCCTGTTTTCTGGTCTGTGATGGCGTCGCGGGTTTACCCGGTGGTGACATGGCGGCACAGCTGGTGCGTGACACGCTGCTGGGTGCATTGCAGGACAATGATGACTTCACCCCGGAAGTCACCTGTGAAGCGGTGAAACTTTGCCAGCGCGTGTTGCTGGACGCGCAGGGAAAGAATCCGAATTTTTCCCGCATGAGTACCACGCTCGCCGCCCTGTTTATTGACCGGGAAAAACAATGCGCGTGGTGGGCGCACGCGGGTGACAGCCGGGTTTATCACTTCCGTCACGGTACGCTGCACCAGGTCACTCGCGACCACAGTCTTGCCCAGCAGTTACGCGAAGCTGGCTATGAAAATACCGGCATTAACAGTAATTTACTCTATAATGCGCTGGGCGTTGAACCGGCGAAACCCGCCACATTTAGCGATGTGATTGCGCTGGAGGATGGCGACGCATTTCTTGTCTGCACCGACGGATTTTGGCTCAACCTGACCACCGAAGAAATGGAACAGGCACTGCGCATGGTGAATGCCTGCGAAGAGTGGCTGGCATTGATGGAACAAGCCGTTAACCGCAGCGTAAAAAGCGACAATCTGAGTGCTCTGGCGATTTGGATTGGCGAGCCACAGGAAGCAACGCTGCTTTATTCCCAGGCTGATGCGGCACGTTTTCTGCCGTCACGTTATTGATGCAAGGATTCATATGAAATTGTGGTTGCCGGGCTTAGCGACCTTGCTGCTTACCCTGAATGCACAGGCAGAAGATTATCGGGTGGTGTACTCGCCGAGCCTCTCACTGGAAGTGTATATCGATGACGTGGCCAGTAATGCGCCGAACGACTGGTGTAAAGAGACGCTGCCGCTGCGCATTGTCTCGGGGAAAAGCACCGACTCCAGCGTGCTCACCAGTTTCCTGCCACGCGTCGGGACGTTACTGGCGAATCAGTGCGGCACGCTTGATGTCATTCCGTGGCAAATGACCGATAAAGACGGCAGCGTACTGGCGAACGGCAGTGCCACTAAATTGCAGAACTGGCGACCGATTGTGCTGAATGACGCCACGGCCAGTGCCAGCAACGATAATGCCGCACCGCTTGATTTATCGCGTCCTGCGGACAGCACACCATTGCAGCAATTTGCGCTACCCGGTGGCTGCCATTTCCGGACGTCATGGGATGAGAAAGGGGAATCGTTATTTGTCCCGGAGAGTCCCCAGCAGCATTGCTCCAGTGAAGGCTGGCTGGAAGGTGCAAGCGAACTCACGCTGATGAGTGCCGGACAGACCCGCAAGCAGTCAGTTAATTTTTATCAGGGTTATCCCATCGCCGATCTCAACCTGAGCGCGACAGCATTGCAGGTGGTGGCCGTGAATAACCAGCGCATGATCGTGGCGCGTCCTGATGCTAATGACAGTTGGTTGGTGTTGCCATTTGATGCACAACAGCACCTTTGGCGTTTTACCGGGACTTTACTGATCAAAATGGATAAGACCGCTGGACAGGATAGCGATGCCGTTAAAAAGCGGGTTGATACCTTACGTGGCGTTTGGACGCCACAGTTTATGCCACAGCAAAAAGTGACTGTGTTACTGATTGACACCCTGCATGCGGATCTCGCCGATCCCGCGATTGGTGCCTGGCGTAACATTAATTAATTAGCGGTCGTTGCCCATGTCATCGCGATGGCCGGGCGCTACAGGACGTGTTCAGAGAGTTCACTATGTCGGCAAACGATAATCAGAAAGTACCCAACGCCCTGCCTGCGGGTTACCGGTTCAATGAGTTTGAAATCAAGGATGTGATTGGCGGCGGTGGTTTCGGCATTGTTTACCGTGCCTGGGATCACCAGCTGGAGCGCACTATCGCCATCAAAGAATATATGCCGGTTTCACTGGCCGTTCGTGCTGCTGATCTGTCGCTGGAGCTGCGCGGCGAGCGCTTTCAGAAGCTGTTCAACGCCGGTCGCAACAGCTTTATACAGGAAGCCCGTCTGCTGGCACGTTTTAATCATCCCGGCCTACTGCACGTATTGCGTTTCTGGGAAGAGAACGGCACCGCCTACATGGGGACGCTCTACTACAGCGGCATGACGCTGAAAGAGTGGCAGCTGACCAGCCCGGAAAGCGTCAACGAAGCCTGGATACGTCGCCTGCTGCCGCCGCTGTTTGGCGCCATCAATACTATTCATCAGGCGGGCTACCTGCATCGTGATATCTCACTGGATAATATCCAGATTCAGGAAAACCAGCTGCCCGTGCTGCTGGATTTCGGCTCCGCGCGCAAAGAGATTGGCAACCTGTCCGATGAAACCGAGATTATGCTGAAGCCCGGTTTTGCGCCCATTGAACAATACAGCGAAGAAGGTGAAGGCGAACAGGGTCCCTGGACCGACATCTACGCGCTGGGCGCGGTACTGCATAATCTGATTACCGGCTATGCGCCACCGGTTTCCGTGGTGCGCTGCATTGAA
This genomic stretch from Pantoea cypripedii harbors:
- the tssM gene encoding type VI secretion system membrane subunit TssM, translating into MRASLQHLLTHRLLWSFIGVSALSCVLWILGPLWSWGDTRPLEPVWPRQLVVGFLYFFWVLFQFIPAIWRGWFNSKLLTRLQQDSSEELSDRQATETLLTQRFSEAAQRLKRTQFGRRPQQSWLARFQSHYLYQLPWYVIIGAPGAGKTTALLNAGLDFPLTDSLGNAAIRGVGGTRHCDWWFTDSAVLIDTAGRYALQESQRARDASEWQNFIHLLKRYRTRQPINGVIITISVADLLTDSAEARHAQATALRQRMVELHQQTGIHFPVYVMVTKTDLLKGFLSFYGALTKQQRDAVWGFTFPWDPGKPHKDSWHRSFNQHFHLLEQRLQQQLAGVMAQDRDLTQRADSFLFPQEFSSLRPLLSEYLDVVFSGHQDAVAWSARGLFFTSGTQEGLPFDRIMGELNRKLQLPLAGQHTIAAWDSVNRSSPIPGTKGQSFFIRNLLSDLVFRESGLAGSNRHWEYRNRLFHWIGYGALTGALLLLSCLWLASYLQNQRYLDQVAARIEPITRQSQQVIHQPADNIFDLLPFLNNLVKLPLSDRFSLDNPPLTMRVGLYRGNQVSDAAWVLYQNALKSLLLPRVAQQITNLLRDDPGTDNEYSRNALRAYQMLYQPRNYDGEFLRGWLMQNLQRSLPANVSARDLQQLDWHLSQLLDQQIQSSPYASDNALMMRKLAENLKNAGQNGNTLTLAPLKAAQRLTGRSE
- the tagF gene encoding type VI secretion system-associated protein TagF, which encodes MATYIAPGWYGKLPSTGDFLRQRLSENTVTSWSHWFQQGLLHGQPDNDASTQHFLAAPVWNFVLPISPLRQQVQMGCLLPSCDRVGRAWPLLALHHFPLNQWHPAQLAISGEWFQELGATLWHAVREAQTAEQLEQAIQQVSPLLVPEKRRSDIMDVIGFDDLPSTLSWREVADQFDPQQHISYWWSNRSDGFAHATHKHSGPLTAQLFSLLFNPASGAQPGRNGLYPPMFE
- the tagH gene encoding type VI secretion system-associated FHA domain protein TagH, producing MEFTIVQCNTDVPAKTVAFKPPGGTIGRSQDNDLVLPDESRAISRLQALVHLSPEGECRLTNQGSVTSVMLNGAALPRGAQAVLQHGDTLKIGDYGLEVRDPVRTSTQKDDPLALFAASESDPLGMLDGLHIPAENVISEPLVTRSERHSDARLGIDPQSDSSALPAIMSGSDQDKLITALLEGMGLNNGHQTPINEDQMRVTGRMLSLFSQGTVALLSSRSILKRGVKADMTMILNEANNPFKILPSGKTVLMQMYQSQMPGFMPPETAVRDALVDLQAHQLGMIAGIRAIIAAMLQSFNPQRLEEQARRDGAMPKMPFSNTRKAALWDHFSRHYQRTAGEIEDDFHTLFGEAFLHAYDMEVNQYKDSQTRTEDA
- a CDS encoding PP2C family protein-serine/threonine phosphatase, producing MKMMFASRCQQGMRDENQDRTGAKLDEHKACFLVCDGVAGLPGGDMAAQLVRDTLLGALQDNDDFTPEVTCEAVKLCQRVLLDAQGKNPNFSRMSTTLAALFIDREKQCAWWAHAGDSRVYHFRHGTLHQVTRDHSLAQQLREAGYENTGINSNLLYNALGVEPAKPATFSDVIALEDGDAFLVCTDGFWLNLTTEEMEQALRMVNACEEWLALMEQAVNRSVKSDNLSALAIWIGEPQEATLLYSQADAARFLPSRY
- a CDS encoding serine/threonine protein kinase, coding for MSANDNQKVPNALPAGYRFNEFEIKDVIGGGGFGIVYRAWDHQLERTIAIKEYMPVSLAVRAADLSLELRGERFQKLFNAGRNSFIQEARLLARFNHPGLLHVLRFWEENGTAYMGTLYYSGMTLKEWQLTSPESVNEAWIRRLLPPLFGAINTIHQAGYLHRDISLDNIQIQENQLPVLLDFGSARKEIGNLSDETEIMLKPGFAPIEQYSEEGEGEQGPWTDIYALGAVLHNLITGYAPPVSVVRCIEDNYQPLVERKPAGYSLPLLHAIDCALAMKPTDRPQTIDAFASLIDLPVSDVEALVARYTSVSETPAEPEPAIIIPEPQIMGVNHAAAAIEPVTPRNVRRLSPGLLAVAAVALLAVIVAVWKVNHREVAVPLANSGAPAAAEASKAVSGTPMLATLYLRLQSGENIVLNGKAQNVKPASNGFASLSVPAGQYRIEVHSGSQVHSQTLTIDKPGTWLINPGN